Below is a window of Syntrophorhabdaceae bacterium DNA.
AGGACACCCGACTCGACAACGCCATGCTGCATCAGCCTGGTCTCATAGACAAAATCAGGTGTGAGGTACGCCAGCCCGGCAGCAACGGTAAAGAGCTTTACATCCGACGCAGGGATGAAGCGCTGGCCGGCGTTGTATGAAAAGAGGACCTCGTTCCTGTCCATGGATTTTATCTCTATACCGATATGGCTCGATCTCAGAACATCCTCCTTCAGCAACTCCGTCAGGTCCCTTTTCAGGGAACCGGAGGCAGAAGGGGGAACGTGTTGTGGTGTTGATGCGCAACTATAGAATGAGATTGATAAAATTAAAATACATATCAGGTGAAAAGGCCGTTTTAGTGCAGGTAATATTATCATAATAATTAATAATAACAAATAGTTAATAACAATTTGTAATAAATAACATCAATATTATATTATTAATCCACTGTTATTAATTATTTATTATATACAACGCAACGTTCGTTCATACATTTCAGCACTGTCAACGGCCTTGAGACCTTTCCCTGCAACAGGGCAAGCCTCTTCTTCTTGAGTACCGTAAATACGCCTTTCTCCGAATTGAGAAGGGCAATGAGATCATTGTCATTGATGAAGATGTCTTTCGCATCTTCATATTGCGAACCCATCTCCAATTCGCCCTTGTAGGAGGCTATTAACACCTTTGACCGTGTATAAAAGGGCAACGTCTGGTCGTAGGCCGCATAGTTGACGATGAGGTCCTGGCCGGTCTTCTTCTGATTGATGATAGCGGAGAGTTCTTTTGTGGTGTTCATCCTGTCGATAACGGGTATGTTCGCGATGATAGCGAGAACGAGGACAAGAGAGAAGGAGGTAAAGAGGTAGAAGATGACCGGGAACGTGTTGAACCTTCGTACGATCAGGAGACAGAAGAGGACAAGGGAAGAGAGGGAGACGGCGATAGAAAAATTCCTGAGATCCTTCATGATGACCGGGGCTTCCTCCGACACATTGTGGATGTATGTATTGAAGATGGCAATAGACGGCAGAAGGGCGGAAAGGGCAAAGACGGCGAAGATCACGATATAGATCACTATCTCTGTTTTTTGTTTTATGCGTCCTTCCCAATAGCTATGGATCAGGTGACCGATGATGATCGAAAGGGCAGGGAAGACCGGGAGGATATAGGGAGGGAGCTTTGAGCCGGAAAGGCTGAAGAAGATAAAGACCACGAAGGTCCAGATAGCAAAGAGCCTCAGTTCGCTGTTCCTCCAGGCATTGACGATGCCCCTCGGTATCAGCACAGACCAGGGCAGGAGTCCGGCAAACAATACCGGCAGGAAGTAGTAGACGGGCCCCGACCGCTTGTGTTTTGCCGTAAAAAACCTCAATACATGCTGGTCTATAAAGAAAAAATAGAGGAACTCCTTCTCCTTCAGGGCCATGGCGATGATCCAGGGCAGGGTGATGACCGCGTAGATCGCGAGGCCCCGGAGGGGCTTGAGGTCTCTGAGAAAGGCAAGGTTCCCTTCCGTGAAGAGAAATATCACAATAGTGATGCCTGCCAGGATCACGCAGACAGGACCCTTTGTGAGGGTTGCGAGACCAAGGGCCACATAGAAAATATAGAGGAACCGTCCCTTCCGTTCTTTGTAGTATCCGGCAAAGGCTATGAGCGCGCAAAAAAGCCAGAGCGTGAAGAACATATCGAGGGTAACTATCCTCGCCATCGCAAAGAAACCGAATGACGACAGGAGGATCACCGATGATATGAAGGCAACCTCTTCAGAGAACCTTCGTCGGAGGACACAGTAGAGGATCATGATGCATGCAAAGGCAGACAGCGCGTTGGGAAACCGGAAGGACCATTCGTTGACGCCGAATATTGTATAGGAGACCGCCACGGTCCAGTAGAATAACGGTGGTTTTTCAAAATATCTCACATGGTCCAGATGCGGGACCACCCAGTCGCCGCCTTCGACCATCTCCAGCGGGATCTCCGCGTATCTGCCCTCGTCAGGTTCTTTCAGAGAATAGCCGCCGATACCGTGAAAGAGAAAGATGTAGGAGAGGATAAGGAGGGCGGCGACATGTATTATCTGCTTATTCTTCTTCACAATATCTCTTTATTATCCCCCGTGTTTTTGATACCGGGCAAGCACCATTTCCGTGTCGCCTATCTTCTCTTCCAGGACTATACTGGTATCAGTCAGGGCCTTGCGCGCCTCGCCGATGTCCCGCTTGCGGGTTACCAGATAGAATTCATCGAACCGCTGCCTTAACTGTTGCAATTCCTCAGTCCTGTGCTCATCGATATGGATAGCCTGCCTCCCTATATAGTATACGTAAACGCCCCTCATGCTGCCATAATAGACCCACCGTGTATCCTTTTGCAGATGATCCCGTACCTTTTCGCAAAAAGGCCTCGGCGATTTATAGTAGTTCAGTTTGTTGTAGATCCATATGTTGGCTGCCATGTAGGTTGTTGCGAGGAAGATGAAGAGAATGCAGGCAGCCGCCTCTGTCCTTTTCAGCAAAGCAGACCATGCAATTCCTATTGAAACGAGCAGGGACAGGATGCCGATAGAGATCCTCTCAGGACGGAATTCCCTGTACATCTCTGTTTTGACGGTGATAAGGATGATGCCAAGGGCAAGGAAGACCGTTGCGAGCAGCGCGGATACGTAAAAAACATATTTTTTATGTTCCGTCGTGAATGCCCGGGCGGTCATCAGCGCCAT
It encodes the following:
- a CDS encoding glycosyltransferase family 39 protein, producing MKKNKQIIHVAALLILSYIFLFHGIGGYSLKEPDEGRYAEIPLEMVEGGDWVVPHLDHVRYFEKPPLFYWTVAVSYTIFGVNEWSFRFPNALSAFACIMILYCVLRRRFSEEVAFISSVILLSSFGFFAMARIVTLDMFFTLWLFCALIAFAGYYKERKGRFLYIFYVALGLATLTKGPVCVILAGITIVIFLFTEGNLAFLRDLKPLRGLAIYAVITLPWIIAMALKEKEFLYFFFIDQHVLRFFTAKHKRSGPVYYFLPVLFAGLLPWSVLIPRGIVNAWRNSELRLFAIWTFVVFIFFSLSGSKLPPYILPVFPALSIIIGHLIHSYWEGRIKQKTEIVIYIVIFAVFALSALLPSIAIFNTYIHNVSEEAPVIMKDLRNFSIAVSLSSLVLFCLLIVRRFNTFPVIFYLFTSFSLVLVLAIIANIPVIDRMNTTKELSAIINQKKTGQDLIVNYAAYDQTLPFYTRSKVLIASYKGELEMGSQYEDAKDIFINDNDLIALLNSEKGVFTVLKKKRLALLQGKVSRPLTVLKCMNERCVVYNK